The following are from one region of the Denitrobacterium detoxificans genome:
- a CDS encoding IMP cyclohydrolase encodes MASLTELLKSNPYPGRGIVVGNDVVYYFIMGRSENSRNRVFTVTEDGIRTEAHDPAKLTDPSLIIYHPVRKIDGALVVTNGDQTDTIANAGDFRAALATREYEPDEPNYTPRISAIMYDNGTFEMSILKHKSGRCLREFFAYEGASEGKGYFISTYQGDGNPLPTFAGEPIEVDLSTPEEVWNALNADNKVSLYANVHGDVTIFNKNLGD; translated from the coding sequence ATGGCATCTTTGACCGAACTCCTGAAGAGCAACCCTTATCCGGGGCGCGGCATCGTCGTCGGCAACGACGTCGTCTACTACTTCATCATGGGACGCAGCGAGAACTCGCGTAACCGAGTTTTCACCGTCACCGAAGACGGCATCCGCACCGAAGCGCACGACCCGGCGAAGCTCACCGACCCCAGCCTGATCATCTACCACCCCGTCCGCAAGATTGACGGTGCGCTCGTCGTTACCAACGGCGACCAGACCGACACCATCGCCAATGCCGGCGACTTCCGCGCCGCACTGGCCACGCGCGAGTACGAGCCCGACGAGCCGAATTACACGCCGCGCATCTCCGCCATCATGTACGACAACGGCACCTTCGAGATGTCCATCCTGAAGCACAAGAGCGGCCGTTGCCTGCGCGAGTTCTTCGCCTACGAAGGCGCCAGCGAAGGCAAGGGCTACTTCATCAGCACCTACCAGGGCGACGGCAACCCGCTGCCCACGTTCGCCGGCGAGCCCATCGAGGTCGACCTGTCCACCCCCGAAGAGGTGTGGAACGCGCTGAACGCCGACAACAAGGTATCGCTGTACGCCAACGTGCACGGCGACGTGACCATCTTCAACAAGAACCTGGGCGACTAA
- a CDS encoding DnaJ domain-containing protein: protein MKKSEALNILGLRDGASDDEVKQAHRQKIRENHPDKFTDPEKKKSAEDATKRINEARDVLLSRKWDPEYGPRAGYAGTYQHPYGGAQGTQQNPFAGQNPFAGQPFTYVWTSWDNIGANRNGQAGDPFDFVDFTSTFTQRPTKTAAEEAAEAKEDLKRSGILLAVKAGILGLCAAMGGLATGMFVYLIATILFAIGREVRGCSSILLIPFIIFFGPLIMFLMPGLGASIGMGLLVFFGIAVAYDIGSMRRLIETWRTAKEKAKVAR, encoded by the coding sequence ATGAAAAAATCCGAAGCACTGAACATACTGGGGCTCCGCGACGGAGCCAGCGACGATGAGGTCAAGCAGGCCCATCGACAGAAGATCAGGGAAAACCACCCCGACAAGTTCACCGACCCCGAAAAGAAGAAGTCGGCCGAAGACGCCACCAAGCGCATCAACGAAGCGCGCGACGTGCTTCTGTCTCGAAAGTGGGACCCGGAATACGGCCCCCGCGCTGGCTACGCGGGCACCTATCAGCACCCCTACGGAGGCGCGCAGGGCACACAGCAAAACCCGTTCGCAGGCCAGAATCCCTTCGCGGGACAGCCATTCACGTACGTTTGGACCAGCTGGGACAACATTGGCGCCAACCGCAATGGGCAGGCCGGCGACCCGTTCGACTTCGTGGACTTCACCAGCACGTTCACGCAACGTCCCACGAAGACGGCCGCCGAGGAAGCCGCCGAGGCAAAGGAAGACCTGAAGCGCTCGGGCATCCTGCTTGCCGTGAAGGCTGGCATCCTAGGGCTCTGCGCCGCCATGGGCGGCCTGGCCACGGGCATGTTCGTCTACCTCATCGCCACGATACTGTTCGCCATAGGACGCGAAGTGCGCGGCTGCTCGAGCATTCTGCTCATCCCGTTCATCATCTTCTTCGGGCCGCTCATCATGTTCCTCATGCCCGGTTTGGGCGCCAGCATCGGCATGGGCCTGCTGGTATTCTTCGGCATAGCCGTGGCCTACGACATCGGCTCGATGCGCCGCCTCATCGAAACCTGGCGCACCGCCAAGGAAAAGGCAAAGGTCGCCCGCTAG